The Alphaproteobacteria bacterium sequence CTTTATTTTTTGGGCTTTTAAAAGATTTGGCTGAAAGTCCTTCGGCATTATCAAAATAATTTAATAACCCTTCTTCGTTTGTAGGGTTAAGACTTTCACGATAAAGGTCAGCTGCCGCTTGATCGGTAAAGAAGTGATTTGGCATTGGTGATACTTTGATTTTGTTTGGATTTGATTGTTCATTATTATTTTGTTCTGGTTGTTTTTTTGTATCGTTCATTTCCGATGTTTTGTTTTCTGAGGGGCGTTGATTTTTTTTGAGTAATTCTTTTTCAAGGACATCAAGTGCAAAAGAATGCGTACTGACCAAGGAGATCATTATAAAAGTAAAAAAAGGTATTTTTTTTAACATGTTTACTTCTTTTTTTATACGTTTCATTGTGAATGTTATAGATTATCAATCTATGGAACAATTTTTATTTTTATGCCAGAAATTTGCCTACACACCTTTGTTTTCCTGGACTCGTTGAAGCGAAGCTTCATACGTAGATCCAGGATCCAAAACGAAACTCATGCTCGAAAGAGCATGGCAAAATTATTTAAATAACGTCATGATCTACGATCATGAGTGTTAATTGGACCCTGAATCTGTGCTCGAAGCTTCGCTTCTCGCCTGTTCAGGGAAACTACTAGTGTTTGGTAAGTTTCTATCCAAATTAAATTTTTGTCCAGTAGATTGTTACACCCTTAATCCTACCGAAAAGAAAACGAGCTGAATAGCGTTTTTATACGTTTTTTAATATTTGGTATAATTTTAAGGCTTTCAAGTCGGCGATCTATAAACATATTTGTATTGATTATGTCTTGGCTTTCATCTTTAAGCCAATACCCAAAACTGCTTGTATAGATTGCTGAAAGAGTCAGTCTTTTGGTATAAAAATTGAAATCGCTTGTTTTATCACCGATTGCAAACCAAATTGTATCTACTGTTTTGTATATATTTTTGAGTGCTTGTGACAAATGAAGCGGATTTTTAAAATATTGTTGCTCTTGAGATAATATATCCTTATAAGGATACATGAGTTCAAATCTTTTCATTAAGG is a genomic window containing:
- a CDS encoding COQ9 family protein; translated protein: MDKLHTQKTELFESLLPFIAQKGWHIDAINQWAFETTHDKALLQLHFPEGISDLINFLNEKLNHDLINVLEQADLSQMKIPVKIKTALMKRFELMYPYKDILSQEQQYFKNPLHLSQALKNIYKTVDTIWFAIGDKTSDFNFYTKRLTLSAIYTSSFGYWLKDESQDIINTNMFIDRRLESLKIIPNIKKRIKTLFSSFSFR